In Aspergillus luchuensis IFO 4308 DNA, chromosome 1, nearly complete sequence, the following are encoded in one genomic region:
- the dps1 gene encoding putative aspartyl-tRNA synthetase Dps1 (COG:J;~EggNog:ENOG410PFAW;~InterPro:IPR006195,IPR002312,IPR012340,IPR004364, IPR004523;~PFAM:PF00152;~go_component: GO:0005737 - cytoplasm [Evidence IEA];~go_function: GO:0000166 - nucleotide binding [Evidence IEA];~go_function: GO:0004812 - aminoacyl-tRNA ligase activity [Evidence IEA];~go_function: GO:0004815 - aspartate-tRNA ligase activity [Evidence IEA];~go_function: GO:0005524 - ATP binding [Evidence IEA];~go_process: GO:0006418 - tRNA aminoacylation for protein translation [Evidence IEA];~go_process: GO:0006422 - aspartyl-tRNA aminoacylation [Evidence IEA]): MADSELPTRPKPEETPAAAAAPAEGAEASKSASKNAAKKAAKEKAKAEKAAARAAQEKAQAAAAAADDTAKDLYGKLPESEDVIAATRFSDISDEHYEKEVTLVARVDNARVQSAKLAFLMLRQQGQKLQAVIALAEPISRLMIKYTGGLNVNSIVQVTGIIKKPAVPISSATLSNHEIHIRKVYMISEAAQMLPMQVKDAERPPPETSEEGFEVGEDGAPIVTLKTRLDNRVLDLQTETSQAITWISSGVAELFAEYMIKSGSRWIFTPKLVGAATEGGSNVFEVKYFKKNAYLAQSPQLYKQMCIAGDMESVFEIAPVFRAEDSNTHRHLTEFAGLDFEKTFRGHYHEVLEFAENLLVFILSQLKERYADKIAIIQKSYPKAGDFKLPKDGKALRLNYMDGVALLKEAGVDVSEQERFENDFTTAMEKQLGQIIRDKYDTDFYVLDKFPMAVRPFYTKACPEDPRFSNSYDFFMRGEEIMSGAQRIHDIKELEESMVAKGLNPNQEGFEDYLSAFRQGCPPHAGGGLGLNRIVMFFLGLPNVRLASLFPRDPQRLRP, encoded by the exons ATGGCGGACTCCGAATTGCCCACTCGCCCCAAGCCCGAAGAAACCCCCGCCGCTGCGGCCGCCCCCGCCGAGGGTGCCGAGGCCAGCAAGAGCGCCAGCAAGAACGCCGCGAAGAAGGCCgcaaaggagaaggccaaggctgagaaggctgctgctCGTGCTGCCCAGGAGAAGGCTCaagctgctgccgccgctgccgacGACACCGCCAAGGACCTGTATGGCAAGCTCCCCGAGTCCGAAGATGTCATCGCCGCGACGAGATTCTCCGACATCTCCGACGAGCACTACGAGAAGGAGGTTACCCTGGTGGCTCGCGTCGACAATGCCCGTGTGCAGAGTGCCAAGCTGGCTTTCCTGATGCTGAGACAGCAGGGTCAGAAGCTGCAGGCCGTCATTGCTCTTGCGGAGCCCATCTCCCGTCTGATGATCAAGTACACTGGTGGATTGAACGTCAACTCCATTGTCCAGGTCACCGGTATCATCAAGAAGCCTGCCGTGCCCATCTCGTCGGCTACCCTTAGCAACCACGAAATCCACATCCGCAAGGTCTACATGATCTCCGAGGCCGCCCAGATGCTCCCTATGCAGGTCAAGGATGCCGAGAGACCGCCCCCGGAGACCAGCGAGGAGGGATTCGaggttggtgaggatggtgctCCTATTGTCACTCTCAAGACCCGTCTCGACAACCGGGTCCTCGATCTCCAGACCGAAACCAGCCAGGCTATCACCTGGATCTCCAGCGGCGTCGCCGAACTGTTCGCCGAATACATGATCAAGAGCGGTTCGCGGTGGATCTTCACCCCCAAGCTGGTGGGTGCGGCTACCGAGGGTGGTAGCAACGTCTTTGAGGTCAAGTACTTCAAGAAGAACGCCTACCTGGCCCAGAGTCCCCAGCTGTACAAGCAGATGTGCATTGCTGGTGACATGGAGAGCGTTTTCGAAATCGCCCCCGTCTTCCGTGCCGAAGACAGCAACACCCACAGACACTTGACCGAG TTCGCTGGTCTCGATTTCGAGAAGACTTTCCGCGGCCACTACCACGAGGTTCTGGAGTTCGCTGAGaacctcctcgtcttcatcctctcccagcTCAAGGAGCGCTACGCTGACAagatcgccatcatccaaaaGTCTTACCCCAAGGCCGGTGACTTCAAGCTCCCCAAGGATGGCAAGGCTCTCCGCCTGAACTACATGGACGGTGTTGCTCTGCTGAAGGAGGCCGGTGTCGATGTCTCCGAGCAGGAGCGCTTCGAGAACGACTTCACCACCgcgatggagaagcagctgggACAGATCATTCGTGACAAGTACGACACCGATTTCTACGTGCTCGACAAGTTCCCGATGGCCGTCCGTCCTTTCTACACCAAGGCCTGCCCGGAGGACCCCCGCTTCTCCAACTCGTATGACTTCTTCATGCGTGGTGAGGAGATCATGTCTGGTGCCCAGCGTATCCACGAcatcaaggagctggaggagtcGATGGTCGCCAAGGGcctcaaccccaaccagGAGGGCTTCGAGGACTACCTGTCTGCTTTCCGCCAGGGCTGTCCTCCGCACGCCGGTGGTGGTCTGGGTCTGAACCGTATTGTCATGTTCTTCCTGGGCCTGCCTAACGTTCGTCTGGCGTCCCTGTTCCCCCGTGACCCCCAGCGTCTCCGCCCTTAA
- a CDS encoding putative HAD superfamily hydrolase (COG:I;~EggNog:ENOG410PHQT;~InterPro:IPR036412,IPR006357,IPR006353,IPR023214;~PFAM:PF13242,PF13344): MRSQSLWRSLALLQSTSTRSLVNTGLGRRAFQTANSRIPDFAFAFDIDGVLLRSSKPIPGAAESLALLKEQNIPFLLLTNGGGKHETERVAEISEKLQVPLEPEVIVQSHSPFAELVRGPDEQSALENKCVLVVGGEGDRCRQVAQMYGFKNVVTPGDIYMANPSIWPFRSFQSYYEKISRPLPNPKDPNDPSRGLKIDAIFVFNDPRDWALDAQIITDVLLSSEGVIGTISEKNGRTDLPNRGFQQDGQPHLYFSNPDLWWAAAYHLPRLGQGGFREALEGIWAAVTGGPSKGVELKKTIIGKPYQGTYEFAEHQLLRNRARVFGSDAQQPLRNVYMIGDNPESDIRGANSYRSEHGSKWHSILVRTGVYNGGEPAWTPTTIADNVHKAVEWALKNSQWRS, translated from the exons ATGCGATCGCAGTCTCTTTGGCGCTCCCTTGCGCTGTTGCAGAGTACTTCCACCCGCTCCTTGGTAAACACTGGTCTGGGCCGACGTGCCTTTCAAACGGCCAATTCCCGCATCCCCGACTTCGCCTTTGCATTTGA CATCGATGGCGTGCTGCTACGATCCTCTAAACCCATCCCCGGAGCCGCTGAGTCGCTAGCCCTTCTCAAAGAACAGAACATCCCGTTTCTCCTCTTGACAAATGGTGGTGGAAAACATGAAACTGAGCGAGTGGCGGAAATAAGCGAGAAGCTCCAGGTCCCGTTGGAGCCGGAGGTGATTGTTCAGAGTCATTCGCCTTTCGCGGAGCTTGTGCGCGGGCCGGACGAGCAGAGTGCCCTGGAGAACAAATGCGTGCTGGtggtcggaggagaaggtgatcGTTGTCGCCAGGTAGCGCAGAT GTACGGCTTCAAGAACGTGGTGACACCGGGCGATATCTATATGGCGAACCCATCTATCTGGCCTTTTAGATCTTTCCAGAGCTATTACGAGAAGATTTCTAGGCCATTGCCAAACCCAAAGGATCCCAATGACCCCTCGAGAGGGTTGAAGATTGACGCCATCTTTGTCTTCAATGACCCGCGGGACTGGGCTTTAGACGCTCAGATCATCACCGACGTCCTACTATCGTCGGAGGGCGTGATAGGCACCATCTCCGAAAAGAACGGTCGGACTGATCTCCCTAATCGGGGTTTCCAACAAGATGGGCAGCCGCATCTGTACTTTTCGAACCCAGACCTCTGGTGGGCTGCAGCCTACCACCTTCCTCGTCTTGGCCAGGGAGGATTCCGCGAGGCACTGGAAGGCATCTGGGCTGCTGTGACTGGAGGCCCGAGCAAAGGCGTCGAGCTAAAGAAGACCATTATTGGCAAGCCTTACCAGGGGACGTACGAGTTTGCGGAGCATCAGCTCTTGCGCAACCGTGCTAGAGTATTCGGCTCGGACGCTCAGCAGCCTTTGCGGAATGTGTATATGATCGGAGACAACCCAGAGTCAGATATTCGTGGCGCGAACAGCTACCGGAGTGAACATGGCAGCAAGTGGCACTCGATCCTTGTGCGAACGGGTGTCTACAATGGTGGTGAGCCAGCGTGGACTCCAACGACGATCGCTGATAACGTGCACAAGGCAGTTGAGTGGGCATTGAAGAACTCACAGTGGCGGTCTTAA
- a CDS encoding phosducin family protein (BUSCO:EOG09264873;~COG:T;~EggNog:ENOG410PFC1;~InterPro:IPR036249,IPR024253;~PFAM:PF02114) → MQVEVNPNEDTEWNDILRKHGVIPEKPQDPEPLIQEALVEAERKAYENRLEDKDLDELDALEDEEDEDFLEQYRQKRFAELSTLQQTSIHNQVYPLQKVDYAREVTEASNKCFVLVHLSSSGANVESQRLTELWRQLAAKFGDIKFCEIRGNMCIEGYPERNTPTILVYRNGEIMKQLITLREMKGPRTTVEDLEKMLLELGAVKESDVRLKKRSDSSEDERPSKLKSSRPTVEDDDDDWD, encoded by the exons ATGCAAGTCGAAGTCAACCCTAACGAGGATACCGAATG GAATGACATCCTCCGCAAACATGGCGTTATCCCCGAGAAGCCCCAAGATCCCGAACCTCTTATCCAAGAAGCCCTTGTCGAGGCAGAGCGCAAGGCATATGAAAATAGACTAGAAGACAAGGATTTGGACGAGTTGGATGctctggaagatgaagaagatgaggatttCCTCGAACAATACCG TCAAAAACGATTCGCGGAACTGTCTACACTCCAGCAAACTAGCATTCATAATCAAGTATACCCCCTACAAAAAGTCGATTACGCGCGCGAGGTGACCGAAGCCTCGAACAAATGCTTTGTGCTCGTTCATCTGAGCTCTTCAGGCGCCAATGTCGAATCGCAACGGTTGACCGAATTATGGCGGCAATTAGCGGCAAAGTTTGGTGACATAAAGTTTTGTGAGATTCGAGGCAACATGTGCATCGAAGGTTATCCGGAAAGAAACACCCCCACTATCTTGGTGTACAGAAATGGCGAGATCATGAAACAGCTCATAACCTTGCGGGAGATGAAGGGGCCAAGGACTACTGTTGAAG atctggagaagatgctctTGGAATTAGGTGCCGTCAAAGAAAGCGATGTCCGTCTGAAGAAACGGTCGGACTCTTCGGAAGATGAACGCCCATCCAAGCTGAAGTCCTCGAGGCCCACagtggaagatgacgatgatgactggGATTAA
- the rsmA gene encoding putative bZIP transcription factor (Fcr3) (COG:K;~EggNog:ENOG410PMSR;~InterPro:IPR004827;~PFAM:PF00170;~go_function: GO:0003700 - DNA-binding transcription factor activity [Evidence IEA];~go_process: GO:0006355 - regulation of transcription, DNA-templated [Evidence IEA]) — protein MDYSFYSNHPQQPYPLYGVHGLPTPDQGNSAPQAEAIQGAFAPLGAQNYQSFDPNLRFQDPHAAAAFVAPPHSPPESLTKQSVTSIEFSSQNVDRASYDGDDQLLDQSLGRSSSEEKESLTPAQSKRKAQNRAAQRAFRERKERHVRELEEKVNNLENASNTLVADNERLKRELAKFTTENEILRATSTSMRQSGQRSTDEEPTTTGPLQYSPMDLKSDAVGGNGPAHRITICGKTGEKLLDSGATWDLIQNHELFKRGLVNIGDVSGRLQGAAQCDGQGPAFRESQVLQAIEESAAAGNDDLL, from the exons ATGGATTATTCGTTCTATTCAAACCATCCCCAGCAACCTTATCCTCTCTACGGCGTCCACGGGCTGCCCACTCCCGACCAAGGCAATTCCGCCCCTCAAGCCGAGGCCATCCAGGGCGCTTTCGCTCCTTTG GGAGCGCAAAACTACCAGTCTTTCGATCCGAACTTGCGCTTTCAGGATCCTCACGCAGCCGCTGCCTTCGTTGCCCCGCCACACTCGCCTCCCGAGTCCCTCACCAAGCAGTCGGTCACCAGCATTGAATTTTCTAGCCAGAACGTTGATCGAGCCTCATACGATGGAGATGATCAGCTCTTAGACCAAAGTCTCGGTCGGAGCAGCAgcgaggagaaagagagtctGACCCCGGCGCAATCGAAGCGAAAGGCCCAGAACAGAGCTGC TCAGCGCGCATTTCGTGAACGCAAAGAGCGCCATGTGCGTGAACTGGAAGAGAAAGTTAACAACCTTGAAAATGCATCAAACACTCTTGTGGCGGACAATGAGCGACTGAAGAGAGAGCTGGCAAAGTTCACGACCGAAAATGAGATACTTCGGGCAACATCAACTTCAATGCGCCAGTCAGGCCAGCGCTCCACCGATGAGGAACCGACAACGACAGGGCCATTGCAATACTCGCCCATGGATCTCAAATCCGATGCAGTTGGGGGTAATGGCCCCGCTCATCGCATCACCATATGCGGAAAGACGGGTGAGAAACTGCTTGACTCGGGAGCCACCTGGGATCTCATCCAGAATCATGAGCTCTTCAAGCGTGGCCTAGTGAATATTGGCGATGTCTCGGGTCGGTTGCAAGGTGCTGCTCAGTGCGATGGGCAGGGGCCTGCCTTTCGGGAAAGCCAGGTCCTTCAGGCCATTGAAGAAagtgcagctgctggcaacGATGACTTGTTGTGA
- the SEC21 gene encoding coatomer subunit gamma (BUSCO:EOG09260JTZ;~COG:U;~EggNog:ENOG410PIB8;~InterPro:IPR016024,IPR011989,IPR032154,IPR012295, IPR013040,IPR013041,IPR002553,IPR037067,IPR009028, IPR017106;~PFAM:PF01602,PF08752,PF13646,PF16381;~go_component: GO:0030117 - membrane coat [Evidence IEA];~go_component: GO:0030126 - COPI vesicle coat [Evidence IEA];~go_function: GO:0005198 - structural molecule activity [Evidence IEA];~go_process: GO:0006886 - intracellular protein transport [Evidence IEA];~go_process: GO:0016192 - vesicle-mediated transport [Evidence IEA]): protein MSYMKKDEDADQSMIKLDRTSVFQDARLFNSSPISPRTCRTLLTKIAVLLFTGEQFPTNEATTLFFGISKLFQNKDPSLRQMVYLILKELANTAEDVIMSTSIIMKDTAVGSDVLYRANAIRALCRIIDATTVQGIERLIKTAIVDKTPSVSSAALVSSYHLLPIARDVVRRWQSETQEAASGGKQSTGFLGFGGSSQAHAISQSNFMTQYHAIGLLYQMRSHDRMALVKMVQQYGAAGVVKSPAALVLLVRLAAKLAEEDQGLRKPMMQMLDGWLRHKHEMVNFEAAKAICDMRDVSDAEASQAVHVLQLFLSSPRSITKFAAIRILHNFASFKPHVVNVCNPDIEALISNSNRSIATFAITTLLKTGNEASVDRLMKQISGFMADITDEFKITIVEAIRTLCLKFPSKQAGMLSFLSGILRDEGGYEFKRSVVESMFDLIKFVPESQEDALAHLCEFIEDCEFTKLSVRILHLLGVEGPKTSHPTKFIRYIYNRVVLENAIVRAAAVTALAKFGVGQKDPEVKSSVSVLLTRCLDDVDDEVRDRAALNLRLMNEEDETASRFISNESMYSLSTFEHQLVMYVTSTDKATFDAAFDVATIPVVSQEQALAEERTKKLTSATPTLKAPSTGPPKGKANGVAEAVTVAATQKYAEQLMQIPELKEYGTLLKSSAPVELTESETEYVVTAVKHIFKEHVVLQYDIKNTLPDTVLEDVTVVATPSEEDVLEEEFIVPAPKLATNEPGIVYVTFKKLTGEHSVPVISFTNNLKFTSKEIDPTTGEPEDSGYDDEYQVEDLDLTGSDYVIPTFAGSFDHVWEQTGANGEEVSETLQLSNMKGISDATEQLISTLSLQPLEGTDVALSNSTHTLKLFGKTVTGGRVASLIKMAFSSKTGVTMKIVVRAEEEGVAPAVIASVS from the exons ATGTCTTATATGAAGAAAGATGAGGACGCTGATCAGTCCATGATCAAGCTGGATCGGACCTCCGTGTTTCAAGATG CGCGACTGTTCAATTCCTCTCCCATATCTCCTCGAACATGCCGTACTCTCCTGACCAAGATCGCCGTCCTCCTTTTTACCGGGGAGCAGTTCCCCACGAACGAGGCCACCACATTGTTCTTCGGCATTTCCAAGCTATTCCAGAACAAGGACCCCTCTCTGCGACAAATGGTCTACCTGATCTTGAAGGAACTTGCCAACACGGCGGAGGATGTGATCATGTCAACCAGCATTATCATGAAGGACACTGCTGTCGGCAGCGACGTTCTGTATCGGGCAAATGCCATCCGTGCCTTGTGCCGCATCATTGAC GCTACTACTGTGCAAGGTATCGAGAGATTAATCAAGACCGCTATCGTTGACAAGACCCCTTCGGTATCCTCCGCAGCGCTGGTCTCCTCCTATCACCTTCTTCCGATCGCGCGCGATGTGGTCCGTAGATGGCAGAGTGAGACGCAAGAGGCTGCTTCGGGCGGGAAGCAATCGACTGGATTCCTTGGGTTTGGTGGCAGCTCTCAGGCTCACGCCATCTCGCAATCGAACTTCATGACTCAGTACCACGCCATTGGTCTCTTGTACCAGATGCGCTCGCATGACCGTATGGCTCTGGTGAAGATGGTTCAGCAGTATGGTGCAGCTGGAGTGGTCAAGAGCCCCGCGGCTCTTGTCCTTCTGGTGCGGTTGGCGGCTAAGCTGGCGGAAGAAGACCAGGGCTTGAGAAAGCCTATGATGCAGATGCTTGATGGCTGGCTCCGACACAAGCATGAGATGGTCAACTTCGAAGCGGCAAAGGCCATCTGCGATATGAGGGATGTCTCGGACGCGGAAGCCTCCCAGGCCGTCCATGTCTTGCAACTGTTCCTTTCCTCGCCCCGCTCTATCACCAAGTTTGCGGCAATCCGCATCCTCCATAACTTCGCAAGCTTCAAGCCTCACGTGGTGAACGTCTGCAACCCCGATATCGAAGCCCTTatctccaactccaaccGTTCCATCGCTACATTTGCCATCACGACTCTTCTGAAGACCGGTAACGAGGCCAGCGTCGATCGCCTGATGAAGCAGATTTCCGGCTTCATGGCAGACATCACGGACGAATTCAAGATCACGATTGTAGAGGCCATTCGCACCTTGTGCCTCAAGTTCCCTAGCAAGCAGGCCGGCATGCTTTCGTTCCTGAGCGGCATTCTGAGAGATGAAGGTGGCTACGAGTTCAAGCGCAGCGTGGTTGAGAGCATGTTCGACCTCATCAAGTTTGTCCCCGAAAGCCAGGAGGATG CGCTCGCCCATTTGTGTGAATTCATCGAGGACTGCGAGTTCACCAAGTTGTCCGTCAGGATATTGCACTTGCTTGGTGTGGAGGGACCTAAGACGTCACACCCGACCAAGTTTATTCGCTACATCTACAACCGTGTCGTTTTGGAGAATGCCATTGTGCGAGCTGCCGCCGTGACCGCTTTGGCCAAGTTCGGTGTCGGACAGAAGGATCCTGAAGTCAAGTCCAGTGTTTCTGTCCTTCTTACCCGATGCCTGGATGACGTCGATGACGAAGTGCGTGACCGTGCTGCCCTCAATCTGCGGTTGATGaacgaagaggatgagacTGCTAGCCGCTTTATCAGCAACG AATCCATGTATTCGCTTTCGACATTCGAGCACCAGCTCGTGATGTATGTTACATCAACAGACAAGGCGACGTTTGATGCTGCATTCGACGTTGCCACGATCCCGGTTGTTTCACAGGAGCAGGCGTTGGCTGAGGAGCGGACCAAGAAGCTCACAAGCGCGACGCCCACTCTCAAGGCACCTTCGACTGGCCCgcccaagggcaaggccaaCGGTGTGGCCGAGGCCGTCACGGTCGCCGCCACTCAGAAATACGCCGAACAGCTCATGCAGATTCCAGAGCTCAAGGAGTACGGCACTTTGCTCAAGTCCTCTGCGCCTGTTGAACTTACTGAGAGCGAGACGGAGTATGTGGTTACGGCTGTTAAGCACATCTTCAAGGAGCACGTTGTGCTGCAGTACGACATTAAGAACACCCTGCCGGACACTGTTCTGGAAGACGTGACAGTAGTTGCGACACCgtcggaggaagatgttttggaggaggaattcATCGTTCCTGCTCCTAAGCTGGCCACGAATGAGCCCGGTATTGTTTACGTCACCTTCAAGAAACTTACTGGCGAGCACAGCGTTCCTGTTATCTCCTTTACGAACAACCTCAAGTTTACCAGTAAAGAGATTGACCCCACTACTGGCGAGCCTGAGGACAGCGGCTATGATGACGAGTACCAGGTTGAGGACCTTGATCTCACTGGCAGTGACTACGTTATCCCAACCTTTGCTGGCAGCTTCGACCACGTGTGGGAACAGACGGGTGCCAACGGTGAGGAGGTCAGCGAGACTCTTCAGCTCAGCAACATGAAGGGCATCTCAG ATGCCACCGAGCAACTAATCTCTACGCTCTCCCTGCAGCCCCTCGAGGGCACGGATGTGGCCCTCAGCAACAGCACGCATACACTGAAACTGTTCGGAAAGACAGTGACAGGCGGCCGGGTTGCATCCCTTATTAAGATGGCTTTCTCCAGCAAGACTGGAGTGACCATGAAGATTGTCGTCcgggcggaggaagaaggagttgCGCCAGCTGTGATTGCGTCCGTTTCCTGA
- a CDS encoding F-box domain protein (COG:S;~EggNog:ENOG410PIJ8;~InterPro:IPR001810,IPR032675;~PFAM:PF12937;~go_function: GO:0005515 - protein binding [Evidence IEA]) gives MPLMPSRQIYLPTEIVVEIITYAAADEGHRQATLYACCLVSRQWYSVAIPYLYEKPRVSAGTAFKNFTDTICPTIGARKNKIQLGSLVHKLDLSGLVYHSSNSLTARLLGRVKENLEIFLAPRISFAINSLPALSKCTSIRHLDLSLVGDPIPFPDLKKAISKLRRLTTLRLPRSTSITTYDDAAATIEWPPNLQRLQFSGHYRSIPMSSFPWPRTMTTLTLKNCADLSMSSLGSLMSNPQLANLKRFTVSASNRNLQPESINAIPVFLPELASLSIPGDLVNDSFFDILSHMHPPLPLEDLEFGFPSLDANITFSTSSLITAMEYGLANLRSVGFSELFCTNQRILEDTEIDDFIHSRFSKKERRNSKSSFKNGVEKSDYTDDDDTIGVYYI, from the exons ATGCCTTTGATGCCCTCACGCCAGATTTATCTCCCCACAGAAATCGTGGTGGAGATTATCACCTACGCCGCCGCAGATGAAGGTCATCGCCAGGCCACTCTCTACGCCTGCTGCCTGGTCTCACGCCAATGGTATTCCGTAGCCATCCCCTATCTCTATGAGAAGCCGCGCGTGAGCGCTGGGACGGCTTTCAAGAATTTCACCGACACAATTTGTCCGACAATCGGCGCACGAAAGAACAAGATACAATTGGGCAGTCTAGTTCACAAATTGGACCTTAGTGGCCTCGTATATCATAGTTCCAACAGTTTGACTGCACGACTGCTGGGAAGGGTGAAGGAGAATCTGGAAATCTTTCTGGCTCCAAGAATTTCCTTTGC CATCAACAGCCTTCCGGCTCTCTCCAAATGTACAAGCATCAGACACCTCGACTTATCGCTAGTGGGCGATCCAATTCCCTTTCCCGACCTCAAGAAAGCGATCAGCAAACTCCGCAGACTAACGACCCTTCGCCTTCCGCGCtcaacctccatcaccacttaCGACGACGCTGCAGCCACAATAGAATGGCCTCCTAACCTCCAACGCCTACAATTCAGCGGCCACTACCGTTCCATACCCatgtcttcctttccttggCCTCGCACAATGACTACCCTAACCCTCAAGAACTGTGCCGATCTCTCCATGTCCAGCCTCGGCAGCCTGATGAGCAACCCCCAACTAGCCAACCTTAAACGCTTCACCGTCTCCGCTTCAAACCGTAACCTGCAACCCGAATCCATCAATGCCATTCCAGTCTTCCTCCCTGAACTAGCCTCCCTCAGCATCCCTGGCGACTTAGTCAATGATTCCTTCTTCGATATCCTCAGTCACATGCACCCTCCACTACCGCTCGAGGATCTCGAATTCGGATTCCCAAGTCTAGACGCCAACATAACCTTCAGCACAAGCTCATTAATCACAGCGATGGAGTACGGCCTAGCGAACCTCCGATCGGTGGGCTTCTCTGAGCTGTTCTGCACCAACCAGCGAATTCTGGAAGACACGGAGATCGATGATTTCATTCATAGCCGGTTCTCAAAGAAAGAGCGAAGAAATTCCAAATCTTCCTTCAAGAATGGGGTAGAGAAGAGCGATTatactgatgatgatgacacgATTGGcgtttattatatatga